Proteins co-encoded in one Actinobacillus succinogenes 130Z genomic window:
- a CDS encoding phosphatidate cytidylyltransferase yields MLKERVLSAIVLIAIVCAALFLFSPFYFALTLGAIVVLGVWEWTQFPRFNHSVWRFSLTAIASAFLFLWLYSQASYLNAGKVFSGYAQPILLSAVIWWLIAFLFVVSYPKSAAVWRKSVILQLFFAFFTLVPFLVGVLKLRLEQYTADSTHGILLLLYVFGLVWAADSGAYFTGRKFGKHKLAPKVSPGKTWQGVLGGLITACILAALFIHFVGGSLFTHGTLPSLTALSVATVAVSVLGDLTESMFKRESGIKDSGNLIPGHGGVLDRIDSLTAATPFFAYFYFFVL; encoded by the coding sequence TTGCTAAAAGAACGTGTTTTATCGGCGATTGTGTTGATTGCCATCGTTTGTGCCGCATTATTTCTTTTTTCCCCTTTCTACTTTGCTCTGACGTTAGGTGCGATTGTCGTACTCGGCGTATGGGAATGGACGCAGTTTCCCCGTTTTAATCACAGTGTCTGGCGTTTTTCTTTAACGGCGATTGCTTCGGCTTTTCTGTTTTTATGGCTTTACAGCCAGGCGTCCTATTTAAATGCGGGAAAAGTTTTCTCCGGTTATGCGCAACCGATTTTATTGTCCGCCGTAATTTGGTGGCTTATCGCATTTCTGTTTGTCGTCAGTTATCCTAAATCCGCCGCAGTTTGGCGGAAATCCGTTATTTTGCAGTTGTTCTTCGCTTTTTTTACGTTAGTTCCGTTCTTAGTCGGTGTGCTGAAATTACGTTTGGAACAATATACCGCGGACAGTACTCACGGTATTCTATTACTACTTTATGTTTTTGGTTTGGTGTGGGCGGCGGACAGCGGCGCCTATTTCACCGGTCGTAAATTCGGTAAACATAAGTTGGCGCCGAAAGTTTCGCCGGGCAAAACTTGGCAGGGCGTTCTCGGCGGATTAATCACCGCCTGTATTTTGGCGGCGTTATTTATTCATTTCGTCGGCGGCAGTCTGTTTACGCACGGAACCTTGCCGAGTTTGACCGCACTTTCTGTGGCGACGGTTGCAGTATCCGTCTTAGGCGATTTAACCGAAAGTATGTTTAAACGGGAAAGTGGCATTAAAGACAGCGGCAATTTAATTCCGGGACATGGCGGGGTGTTGGATCGAATCGATAGTCTGACAGCGGCGACGCCGTTTTTCGCCTATTTCTATTTCTTCGTTTTATAA
- the bamA gene encoding outer membrane protein assembly factor BamA codes for MKKLLVASLLFGSAGAHAAPFVVQDIRVDGVQSGAEGKVLAGLPVQVGKRVTDSDIANAVKTLYLRGYDNVQASRDGNTLLISVTQHPIIADITLAGNDSIPSEALKENLNNNGLKVGEVLNREKLNAFAQSLEEHYYSTGRYNAKVEPVVNNLPNNRAEVKLQITENDVAKLKEIAFDGNNAFDSDTLREQMELSEDAWYKLFGAKFTTEDMNKDLQTLTDYYQNRGYAKARVTPDVKLNDEKTEVRLGLKVDEGDRYTLKSARIVGDVGGMQNELQPLVNSLHLNEELRRNEITDVEQNIKNKLAEQGYAMAQVNISPSLDEENKTADITYVVDAGRRYSVRQIRFEGNTVSADSTLRQEMRQQEGTWLSSQLVELGKTRLDRTGFYETVEYRNEPVEGSDDEVDVIYKVKERNTGSINFGIGYGTESGLSYQASVKQDNFLGMGSSISLGGSRNDYGTSVDLSYNEPYFTKDGVSLGGNVFYQTYDNSDTDDNVASYKRKTYGLNLTLGFPVNENNAYYIGVGYAYNKLSNISPEYTRNLYRESMGYDSWRFTSHDYTVSAGWNYNSLNRGYFPTKGVKATIGGSITAPGSDNKFYKLSAEATGYYPLNREQSWVLSGRASAAYANGLSGKRLPFYQNYNLGGIGTVRGFSYGGFGPQAIYWRPSTEAFDYVNGDVIGGNAMATASVELIVPTPFVADKNQNSVRTSLFVDAGSLWNTKWSDADKARFPNLPDYGDPTRIRASAGVAFQWQSPIGPLVFSYAKPIKKYDEDDVEQFQFSIGGSF; via the coding sequence ATGAAAAAACTTTTAGTAGCTAGTTTGTTATTCGGCTCTGCCGGTGCGCACGCAGCGCCATTCGTTGTGCAGGATATTCGGGTTGACGGCGTGCAATCGGGGGCGGAAGGGAAAGTTCTTGCGGGATTACCCGTGCAGGTCGGTAAGCGGGTAACGGATTCCGATATTGCAAATGCGGTAAAAACGCTTTATTTGCGCGGTTATGACAATGTACAGGCGAGCCGGGACGGCAATACTTTACTTATTTCCGTCACGCAGCATCCGATTATTGCGGATATTACGCTTGCCGGCAATGACTCAATTCCTTCCGAAGCGTTGAAAGAAAATTTAAATAACAACGGATTGAAAGTGGGCGAAGTACTTAACCGTGAAAAATTAAATGCTTTTGCTCAAAGTTTAGAAGAACATTACTATTCGACCGGCCGTTATAATGCGAAAGTCGAACCCGTGGTGAATAACCTGCCTAATAACCGCGCGGAAGTCAAATTACAAATCACCGAAAACGATGTGGCAAAATTGAAAGAAATTGCTTTTGACGGCAATAATGCTTTCGACAGCGATACCTTACGGGAACAAATGGAATTAAGCGAAGATGCCTGGTATAAATTATTCGGAGCGAAATTCACCACCGAAGATATGAACAAAGATCTTCAAACCTTAACGGATTATTACCAGAATCGCGGTTATGCAAAAGCCCGCGTGACGCCCGACGTTAAACTAAATGATGAAAAAACCGAAGTCCGCCTAGGTCTAAAAGTTGACGAAGGCGACCGTTATACCCTGAAAAGCGCACGTATCGTCGGCGATGTGGGCGGTATGCAGAACGAACTGCAACCGTTGGTTAACAGTCTGCATCTTAATGAAGAATTGCGGCGTAATGAAATTACCGATGTCGAACAGAATATTAAAAATAAACTGGCGGAACAGGGATACGCCATGGCGCAAGTGAATATCAGCCCGTCTTTGGACGAAGAAAATAAAACGGCGGATATTACTTATGTGGTGGATGCCGGACGTCGTTATTCCGTACGCCAAATCCGTTTTGAAGGCAATACCGTCAGTGCGGACAGCACCCTGCGTCAGGAAATGCGGCAACAGGAAGGAACATGGTTATCTTCTCAACTGGTGGAATTGGGTAAAACCCGTTTGGATCGTACCGGCTTTTATGAAACCGTAGAATACCGTAACGAACCGGTGGAAGGTTCGGATGATGAAGTAGACGTCATCTATAAAGTGAAAGAGCGGAATACGGGGAGTATCAACTTCGGTATCGGTTACGGTACGGAAAGCGGTTTAAGCTATCAAGCCAGCGTTAAGCAGGATAATTTCCTGGGAATGGGATCGTCTATCAGTTTGGGCGGTTCCCGCAACGATTACGGTACCAGTGTGGATTTATCCTATAACGAGCCCTATTTCACCAAAGACGGTGTAAGTCTGGGCGGAAACGTGTTCTATCAAACCTATGATAACTCGGACACGGACGATAACGTGGCATCTTATAAACGTAAAACTTACGGGCTGAATTTAACTCTCGGTTTCCCGGTTAACGAAAATAACGCTTATTATATCGGTGTGGGTTATGCCTATAACAAACTGAGTAATATCTCGCCGGAATATACCCGTAATTTGTACCGTGAATCCATGGGCTATGATTCATGGAGATTCACATCCCACGACTATACGGTTTCCGCAGGTTGGAATTACAACAGCTTAAACCGCGGTTATTTCCCGACCAAAGGGGTGAAAGCCACCATCGGCGGAAGCATTACCGCACCGGGTTCGGACAACAAATTCTATAAATTAAGTGCGGAAGCGACGGGTTATTATCCGTTAAACCGCGAACAGTCGTGGGTGCTTTCCGGTCGAGCATCGGCCGCTTATGCCAACGGGTTAAGCGGTAAACGTTTACCGTTCTACCAAAATTATAATCTGGGCGGTATCGGAACAGTCCGCGGTTTCTCTTACGGTGGTTTCGGGCCGCAGGCGATTTACTGGCGACCTTCAACCGAAGCTTTTGATTATGTCAACGGGGACGTTATCGGCGGTAATGCGATGGCGACGGCAAGTGTGGAATTAATCGTGCCGACCCCGTTTGTAGCCGACAAAAACCAAAACAGCGTGCGTACTTCATTATTTGTAGATGCGGGGAGTTTGTGGAATACCAAATGGAGCGATGCGGATAAAGCCAGATTCCCGAATTTACCGGATTACGGCGATCCGACGCGTATTCGCGCTTCCGCCGGTGTAGCGTTCCAATGGCAGTCACCGATCGGACCATTGGTGTTCTCTTATGCCAAACCGATCAAAAAATATGACGAAGACGATGTAGAACAATTCCAGTTCAGCATTGGCGGTTCGTTCTAA
- the rseP gene encoding sigma E protease regulator RseP, whose translation MSFLWSLISFIIVICILVFVHEYGHFWAARKCGVKVHRFSIGFGKVLWRRNDKFGTEFAVSAVPLGGYVKMLDERNEEVPPELKPQAFNSKTVLQRAFIIAAGPLANFLFAVLAYWVIYAVGIPSVKPVIAEIKPNSVAAAAQLRPDSQILAVDGEDAPDWETINMLLASKLGNDSVTLTVTPFGENQPRDSVLNLRNWSFNPEKESAFRALGIQPVSNKANNVLSNVVDGSPAERAGLKVGDILLQQDGSPVIWSDLVAQIQTGRLISLQVEREGERHTVSFTPMEKDGGYFAGIAPTFEPVNEKYRTELKYDILDALKKGVEKTVQLSWLTIKVIGKLFTGDLSLNNLSGPISIAQGAGLSASIGLVYYLSFMALISVNLGVMNLFPLPVLDGGHLVFLAAEGIKGKPVSEKVQDFCYRIGAVLLLMLTVFALFNDFLRL comes from the coding sequence ATGTCGTTTTTGTGGTCACTGATTTCATTCATTATTGTCATTTGCATACTTGTGTTTGTGCACGAGTACGGGCATTTCTGGGCGGCGCGAAAGTGCGGTGTTAAAGTACACCGTTTTTCCATCGGCTTCGGCAAAGTGTTATGGCGACGTAACGATAAATTCGGTACGGAATTTGCCGTTTCCGCCGTCCCTTTAGGCGGCTATGTGAAAATGTTGGATGAACGTAATGAAGAGGTTCCGCCGGAACTGAAACCGCAAGCTTTCAACAGTAAAACCGTATTGCAGCGGGCGTTTATCATTGCTGCCGGTCCGCTGGCGAATTTCCTGTTTGCCGTGTTGGCGTATTGGGTGATTTACGCGGTCGGTATTCCTTCGGTGAAGCCGGTTATCGCCGAGATTAAACCGAATTCCGTCGCTGCGGCGGCACAACTTCGACCGGACAGCCAAATTCTTGCCGTAGACGGTGAAGACGCTCCGGATTGGGAAACTATCAATATGCTGCTGGCAAGCAAATTAGGTAACGATTCCGTCACCTTAACCGTAACGCCTTTCGGTGAAAATCAGCCGCGGGATAGTGTGTTGAATTTGCGTAATTGGTCGTTTAACCCGGAAAAAGAATCGGCGTTTCGCGCTTTAGGCATTCAACCGGTCAGTAATAAAGCTAATAATGTATTATCCAATGTAGTGGACGGCTCGCCGGCGGAGCGGGCAGGATTAAAAGTCGGGGATATATTATTGCAACAGGACGGTTCTCCTGTAATTTGGTCCGATTTGGTGGCGCAAATTCAGACGGGACGGTTGATTTCTCTGCAGGTCGAACGGGAAGGCGAACGCCATACCGTTTCTTTCACGCCGATGGAAAAAGACGGCGGGTATTTTGCCGGCATAGCGCCGACTTTTGAGCCGGTGAATGAAAAGTATCGTACCGAATTAAAATATGATATTCTTGACGCACTTAAAAAAGGCGTTGAAAAGACAGTCCAATTATCTTGGTTAACGATTAAGGTAATCGGTAAATTATTTACCGGCGATCTGTCGTTGAATAACCTCAGCGGGCCGATTTCCATTGCTCAGGGAGCCGGCTTGTCGGCCAGTATAGGTCTGGTTTATTACCTAAGTTTTATGGCGTTGATCAGCGTAAATCTCGGTGTGATGAATTTGTTCCCGCTGCCGGTATTAGACGGCGGGCATTTGGTCTTTCTGGCGGCCGAGGGTATTAAAGGTAAACCCGTTTCGGAAAAAGTCCAGGATTTTTGTTATCGGATCGGCGCGGTGTTGCTTCTGATGCTGACCGTATTCGCTTTATTTAACGATTTCTTACGTTTATAA